The following proteins are co-located in the Vigna angularis cultivar LongXiaoDou No.4 chromosome 2, ASM1680809v1, whole genome shotgun sequence genome:
- the LOC128195197 gene encoding diacylglycerol kinase 2-like, which yields MRVPFPSQKNIRIQIKTITAKSFNDQVLCLTEEFNQMSLTMIDLGISFLRLITSPDASGASIIGWLITGSFGLMAVVYAVLKWQRRSSLNWIKAAAREKKKVWKKFKVPLSGHSWVEDFTYREQPSTCCFCLTSLWPSQNLGTTASPHTPLHRCSVCGVAAHFLCSQFAAKDCKCVAQAGFGHIRHHWSERWVNVYENHEMSAFCFYCDEPCGVPFVKASPTWHCQWCQRLIHVKCHNKLTKDSGDFCDLGPLRRIILSPLCVKEVDEDLKGGRLSSIISSSVNGQIRKRHNRSKHGGGYNVNPYVLL from the coding sequence ATGCGTGTTCCTTTCCCCTCACAAAAGAACATACGGATTCAGATAAAGACGATAACAGCCAAGTCCTTCAATGATCAGGTTTTATGTTTGACGGAAGAGTTCAATCAAATGAGTTTAACCATGATAGATTTAGGAATTTCATTTCTGAGGTTGATCACGAGCCCTGATGCTTCCGGTGCATCTATTATTGGATGGCTCATCACTGGATCATTTGGACTGATGGCAGTCGTATATGCCGTTCTCAAGTGGCAGCGTAGGTCCTCGTTGAATTGGATTAAAGCTGCagcaagagagaagaagaaagtttggaaAAAGTTTAAAGTACCACTGTCTGGTCATTCTTGGGTTGAAGATTTCACTTACAGGGAACAACCATCCACTTGTTGTTTCTGCTTGACTTCCCTTTGGCCTTCCCAAAATCTAGGTACAACAGCCTCACCACATACCCCTCTCCATCGTTGCTCTGTTTGTGGTGTCGCTGCTCATTTCCTTTGTTCACAGTTTGCAGCAAAGGATTGCAAATGTGTTGCTCAGGCTGGTTTTGGCCATATTAGACACCACTGGTCAGAAAGATGGGTTAACGTGTATGAAAATCACGAGATGTCTGCCTTCTGTTTTTACTGTGATGAGCCATGCGGTGTTCCCTTTGTTAAAGCTTCTCCAACATGGCATTGCCAGTGGTGTCAGCGCCTCATTCATGTTAAATGTCATAACAAATTGACTAAAGATTCTGGTGACTTTTGTGATTTGGGTCCCTTGAGGCGAATTATCCTTTCTCCTCTTTGTGTCAAAGAAGTTGATGAGGATCTAAAAGGAGGACGGCTAAGTTCTATTATAAGCTCTTCTGTTAATGGCCAGATTAGAAAGCGGCATAACCGCAGTAAACATGGAGGTGGTTACAATGTGAATCCGTATGTTCTTTTGTGA